The DNA sequence GCCCGACACCGCGGAGGTCGAGGCGGAGCGGCAGGCGGGGGCCACGCGGCGGCGGCCGCCCGAGCCCCCGGCGGGCCGGGAGGGCACCGCCGGCCCGGGGACCGCCGGCCCGGGGACCGGCGGCCCGGGGAGCGGTCCCCGGGGCGGATCCACGGACGGGCCCAACCCGCCGGTCGGGCTCTAGCCGGGCTCTGGAGGACCGACGCGGCTCAGCCGAAGACCGGGCCCGTGTACTTCTCGCCCGGCCCCTGCCCCGGCTCGTCCGGCACCACCGACGCCTCGCGGAACGCCAGCTGGAGCGACTTCAGGCCGTCGCGCAGCGGTCCCGCGTGGAAGTTGCTGATCTCCGTGGCGCTGGCGGTCACCAGGCCGGCCAGGGCGGTGATCAGCTTCCGGGCCTCGTCCAGGTCCTTGTGCTGGTCGCCCTCCTCGGCCAGGCCGAGGTTGACGGCCGCCGAGGACATCAGGTGCACCGCCACGGTGGTGATCACCTCGACCGCCGGGACGTCGGCGATGTCGCGGGTCATGCTGTCGAAGTCGGGGCCGGCCTCGGACGAAGCGGGGGAGGGGGTTGCGTCGCTCATGGCGGACACGATACGTCCCGGGGGAACACGGGTTCGCCGCGGGTTTTGTCCGGGGTTAGCACCCCCGCACCCCTGCTGGTAGAGTGGGGGATCGACCGGTCGGACATCTGCGTGCCCGACCCACAAGTGGAGGCTCCGCACTCCCACCTCGCCGGCTCCTGGCCGGCAGGTCTCCGGTCAGACGGTCCCCATCGTTCCGTACGGACGATGGAGCCGTCCGATAGCCCCACGGGTACACCGTGGCGGTGTTCCGGTTGCATGGAGCCCCGCCTGTGTCCCGTCCGGGGCATTTTTTGATGTACCGGCGCGGTTGGTCTTAGGAAAAGACGTTACGCGGCAGCCCGCCAGGCGGCCGTGTGGTGCTACCGAGGAGGATCCATCAGCGCCGAGCCCCGCATCAACGACCGGATTCGCGTTCCCGAGGTGCGACTTGTCGGTCCCAGCGGCGAGCAGGTCGGCATCGTGCCGCTTGCCAAGGCCCTGGAGCTTGCGCAGGAGTACGACCTCGACCTGGTCGAGGTGGCGGCCAACGCCCGCCCGCCGGTCTGCAAGCTCATGGACTACGGGAAGTTCAAGTACGAGTCGGCCATGAAGGCCCGTGAGGCGCGCAAGAACCAGGCGCACACGGTCATCAAGGAGATGAAGCTCCGGCCGAAGATCGACCCGCACGACTACGACACCAAAAAGGGTCACGTCGTACGGTTCCTCAAGCAGGGCGACAAGGTCAAGATCACGATCATGTTCCGTGGTCGCGAGCAGTCCCGGCCCGAGCTGGGCTTCCGGCTGCTGCAGCGGCTCGCGGAGGACGTCCAGGACCTGGGCTTCGTCGAGTCGAACCCCAAGCAGGACGGCCGGAACATGATCATGGTTCTCGGTCCGCACAAGAAGAAGACCGAGGCGATGGCCGAAGCCCGCGAGGCCCAGGCCGCCCGCAAGGCCGAGCGCCAGGGCGGTTCGGGTGCGGACGCCGCCGAGGAGCCCGCAGAGGCGTGAACACCGGGGGCTGATGCCCGTCAGCCCCGGTTCACCGCCGGTGCCGCCAGGCCCCGGACAGCAAACGAACAGAGCTGACGCTCCCACACGCCCGCACCACGGGCGGGGAGCGCCACCGACGAGGAGATACGGCGCGATGCCGAAGAACAAGACGCACAGCGGTGCCAGCAAGCGCTTCAAGGTCACTGGCTCCGGCAAGGTCCTGCGCGAGCGTGCCGGCAAGCGCCACCTGCTCGAGCACAAGTCGTCCCGTCTGACGCGTCGCCTCACCGGCAACGCCGAGATGGCCCCGGGCGACGCCAAGAAGATCAAGAAGCTTCTCGGCAAGTGACGCCCTGCGCCCCGCCTCCCCGGCAGGGCGCGCGTCGAAGGACCGGGACCCAATCGTTTCCGGGCCGCGTGAGAGTCAACCGCGGCCCCGCTACAAGGAGTTAACAAGTGGCACGCGTCAAGCGCGCAGTCAACGCGCACAAGAAGCGCCGGGCGATCCTGGAGCAGGCCAGCGGCTACCGCGGTCAGCGCTCGCGCCTGTACCGCAAGGCCAAGGAGCAGGTCACCCACTCCCTGGTCTACAACTACAACGACCGGAAGAAGCGCAAGGGCGACTTCCGTCAGCTGTGGATCCAGCGCATCAACGCCGCCGCCCGCCAGAACGGCATGACCTACAACCGCCTCATCCAGGGCCTGAAGGCCGCCAACATCGAGGTGGACCGCAAGATCCTGGCCGAGCTCGCGGTCAACGACATGAACGCGTTCGCCGCGCTCGTCGAGGTCGCCCAGAAGGCGCTGCCGGCCGACGTCAACGCGCCGAAGGCTGCCGCCTGACCGGTGCCGTAAGGCATCCTCTGGCACGGTCCGGACCCGCAGGCCCTCCCCGGTCTGCGGGTCCGGTCGCGTTCCGGCCCCCGCATACCGAAGTAACCGAAGCGACGAAAGTGAGCCCATGGCGGCCCCCGAGCTGACCTCCCTGCGATCGCCCCGCGTCGTCGCGGCCCGCCGCCTCGCCAAGCGCAGCTTCCGCGGCAAGGAGCGCCGCTTCCTCGCCGAGGGCCCGCAGTCCGTCCGCGAGGCCGTCGACCACCTCGTCGAGCTGTACGTGACCCCGGACGCCGCCGAGCGCCACGCCGACATCGTCGCCTCCGTGCGCGCCGCCGGAGTGCCGGTCCTCACCGCGACGGACGAAGTGATCGCGGAGATGTCCGAGACCGTGACCCCGCAGGGCCTCGTCGGGCTGTGCCGCTTCCTGGACACGCCCTTCGAGGAGATCCTCGCCGCCAGGCCGCGGCTGGTCGCCGTCCTCGCCCACGTCCGCGACCCCGGCAACGCCGGTACGGTCCTGCGCTGCGCGGACGCCGCCGGCGCCGACGCCGTGGTGCTCACCGACGCCTCCGTCGACCTGTACAACCCCAAGTCCGTCCGGGCCTCCGTGGGCAGCATCTTCCACCTGCCGGTCGCCGTGGGCGTCCCCGTCGAGGACGCCGTGCGCGGCCTGCGGGGCGCGGGCGTGCGGATCCTCGCCGCCGACGGCGCGGGCGACCGCGACCTCGACGCCGAGCTGGACGGGGGCACCATGGGCGGTCCCACCGCCTGGGTCTTCGGCAACGAGGCGTGGGGCCTGCCGGAGGAGACCCGCGCGCTGGCCGACTCCGTGGTGCGCGTTCCGATCCACGGCAAGGCCGAGAGTCTCAACCTCGCCACGGCCGCCGCCGTGTGCCTCTACGCCTCCGCCCGTGCGCAGCGCGCGTCCGGAGGGTGCCGCTCTGTTACCTCCAGCTAGTAGGGTGACGCACCTGGGGCTCGGGAGGGGGCGTCGGGTGTGAGTGGGGAAGCTGCCGTGGGCGGGACCGCCGTCATCGATGACGGCGTCGCCGGGGCCGGATGCGTGCTGCACCCGGACGACCTGCCGGACGGCCTCGTCGTCGCCGACGCCGCGGGCCGCGTCGTCGCGTTCAACGCCGCGGCGGCCCGGATCACCGCGCTGCGCCCGGCCGACGCGCTCGGCCGGCCGCTGGACCGCGCCCTGCCGCTGGAGGACCTGGACGGCCGCCGCTGGTGGCCGCTCTGCGACCCGTACGGCGGCCTCGCCACCCGCACCGGCCAGCCGGAGCGCAACCTGCTGCTGCCCGGCGGCCGCGAGGTGCTGGTCTCCGCCCGCTACGTGCGCGAGCGCCCGCTCGGCCCGCTGGTGCGGCTCGTCGTCCAGCTGCGCGGTACGGAGGCCCGGCGGCGCACCGAGCGCAGCCACGCGGAGCTGATCGCCACCGTCGCCCACGAGCTGCGCTCCCCGCTGACCTCCGTCAAGGGGTTCACGGCGACGCTGCTCGCCAAGTGGGAGCGGTTCACCGACGACCAGAAGCGGCTGATGCTGGAGACCGTGGACGCGGACGCCGATCGCGTCACCCGGCTGATCGCCGAGCTGCTGGACATCTCGCGGATCGACTCGGGGCGGCTGGAGGTGCGCCGCCAGCCCGTGGACATGGCCGCCGCCGTCCGCCGGCACGTCGCCGCGCACACCGCCCGCGGCCAGCACGCCGACCGCTTCGTGGTCCGGGTCGTCGAGCCGCTGCCGCCGCTCTGGGCCGACCCCGACAAGATCGACCAGGTGCTCGGCAACCTCTTGGAAAACGCGGTGCGCCACGGCGGCGGAACCGTCACCATAGAGGTGGCACCCGCCTTGACGAGCGCGCGTACGGAGGGAACGGCGGTCACCGTGAGCGATGAGGGACCCGGCATCCCCGAGGACGCCATGACGCGCGTCTTCACCCGCTTCTGGCGGGGCAGCAAGCGCGGCGGCACGGGCCTGGGCCTCTACATCGTCAAGGGCATCGTCGAGGCGCACGGCGGGACGATCACCGTCGGGCGCTCGGCCCACGGCGGCGCCCGGTTCCGATTTACCCTGCCCGTGGGCGCGCCCGCGTTCCTGTCCCAGGGCTGAGCCTCGCGTTTTCCCGAAGACGGCACAGTCCCGGGACCGAGGCGGCGGGCCCGCGGGCTCTCCGGACCCCCGCGCCCCTTAGACTCGACCTTTGGCACGTTTCTGGGGCCACTTTGGCCAATACAGTCGGGCGAAGCCGCGCAGCCAGCGGAGCCAGCCACTTCGGAAGTACGGGAAGAGATGTCGGCACCCAATAAGTCGTACGACCCTGTCGAGGTCGAGGCACTGAAACCGGAAGAGATCGAGCGCATGCGGGACGAGGCGCTCGCCGCCTTCGCCGCCGCCGCCGACCTCGACGCCCTGCGGGAGGCGAAGACCGCCCACATGGGCGACCGCTCGCCGCTCGCCCTCGCCAACCGCGAGATCGGCGCCCTGCCGCCGCAGGCCAAGGCCGAGGCGGGCAAGCGCGTCGGCATGGCCCGCGGTGCCGTGAACAAGGCCCTGGCCGCCCGCCAGGCCGAGCTGGAGGCGGAGCGCGACGCCCGTGTGCTGGTCGAGGAGGCGGTGGACGTCACGCTGCCGTACGACCGCGTGCCGGCCGGTGCCCGCCACCCGCTGACCACGTTCATGGAGCGCGTCGAGGACATCTTCGTGTCCATGGGCTACGAGGTGGCCGAGGGCCCCGAGGTCGAGGCGGAGTGGTTCAACTTCGACGCGCTCAACTTCACGCCGGACCACCCGGCCCGCGCCATGCAGGACACCTTCTTCGTGGCCGGTCCCAAGAACGCCGAGACCGGCGTCGTGCTGCGCACCCACACCTCCCCGGTGCAGGTCCGCTCGATGCTCGACCGCCAGCCCCCGCTGTACGTCGTCTGCCCCGGCCGCGTGTACCGCACGGACGAGCTGGACGCCACGCACACCCCGGTGTTCCACCAGATCGAGCTCCTCGCCATCGACGAGGGCCTCACCATGACGGACCTCAAGGGCACCATCGAGCACATGGCCCGGGCGCTGTTCGGCGAGGGGCTGGAGACGCGGCTGCGGCCGGCGTACTTCCCGTTCACCGAGCCGTCCGCCGAGCTGGACATGCAGTGCTACGTCTGCCGCGGCGCGTCGGTGGGCAACCCCGAGCGCCCCTGCCGCACCTGCTCCAGCGAGGGCTGGATCGAGCTGGGCGGCTGCGGCATGGTCAACCCCCGGGTGCTCGTCGCCGCGGGCATCGACCCGGAGAAGTACAGCGGATTCGCCTTCGGGTTCGGCATCGAGCGGATGCTGATGTTCCGCCACAACGTCGAGGACATGCGAGACATGGTCGAGGGTGACGTGCGCTTCACCCGGCCGTTCGGGATGGAGATCTGATGCGCGCCCCGCTTTCCTGGCTGCGGGAATACGTCGACCTGCCGGCCGGCACCACCGGCCGCGACGTGCAGGCCAAGCTCATCGCCGCCGGCCT is a window from the Streptomyces mobaraensis genome containing:
- a CDS encoding DUF1844 domain-containing protein, producing the protein MSDATPSPASSEAGPDFDSMTRDIADVPAVEVITTVAVHLMSSAAVNLGLAEEGDQHKDLDEARKLITALAGLVTASATEISNFHAGPLRDGLKSLQLAFREASVVPDEPGQGPGEKYTGPVFG
- the rplT gene encoding 50S ribosomal protein L20 → MARVKRAVNAHKKRRAILEQASGYRGQRSRLYRKAKEQVTHSLVYNYNDRKKRKGDFRQLWIQRINAAARQNGMTYNRLIQGLKAANIEVDRKILAELAVNDMNAFAALVEVAQKALPADVNAPKAAA
- the infC gene encoding translation initiation factor IF-3, which produces MWCYRGGSISAEPRINDRIRVPEVRLVGPSGEQVGIVPLAKALELAQEYDLDLVEVAANARPPVCKLMDYGKFKYESAMKAREARKNQAHTVIKEMKLRPKIDPHDYDTKKGHVVRFLKQGDKVKITIMFRGREQSRPELGFRLLQRLAEDVQDLGFVESNPKQDGRNMIMVLGPHKKKTEAMAEAREAQAARKAERQGGSGADAAEEPAEA
- the pheS gene encoding phenylalanine--tRNA ligase subunit alpha; translated protein: MSAPNKSYDPVEVEALKPEEIERMRDEALAAFAAAADLDALREAKTAHMGDRSPLALANREIGALPPQAKAEAGKRVGMARGAVNKALAARQAELEAERDARVLVEEAVDVTLPYDRVPAGARHPLTTFMERVEDIFVSMGYEVAEGPEVEAEWFNFDALNFTPDHPARAMQDTFFVAGPKNAETGVVLRTHTSPVQVRSMLDRQPPLYVVCPGRVYRTDELDATHTPVFHQIELLAIDEGLTMTDLKGTIEHMARALFGEGLETRLRPAYFPFTEPSAELDMQCYVCRGASVGNPERPCRTCSSEGWIELGGCGMVNPRVLVAAGIDPEKYSGFAFGFGIERMLMFRHNVEDMRDMVEGDVRFTRPFGMEI
- a CDS encoding sensor histidine kinase; amino-acid sequence: MGGTAVIDDGVAGAGCVLHPDDLPDGLVVADAAGRVVAFNAAAARITALRPADALGRPLDRALPLEDLDGRRWWPLCDPYGGLATRTGQPERNLLLPGGREVLVSARYVRERPLGPLVRLVVQLRGTEARRRTERSHAELIATVAHELRSPLTSVKGFTATLLAKWERFTDDQKRLMLETVDADADRVTRLIAELLDISRIDSGRLEVRRQPVDMAAAVRRHVAAHTARGQHADRFVVRVVEPLPPLWADPDKIDQVLGNLLENAVRHGGGTVTIEVAPALTSARTEGTAVTVSDEGPGIPEDAMTRVFTRFWRGSKRGGTGLGLYIVKGIVEAHGGTITVGRSAHGGARFRFTLPVGAPAFLSQG
- a CDS encoding TrmH family RNA methyltransferase, coding for MAAPELTSLRSPRVVAARRLAKRSFRGKERRFLAEGPQSVREAVDHLVELYVTPDAAERHADIVASVRAAGVPVLTATDEVIAEMSETVTPQGLVGLCRFLDTPFEEILAARPRLVAVLAHVRDPGNAGTVLRCADAAGADAVVLTDASVDLYNPKSVRASVGSIFHLPVAVGVPVEDAVRGLRGAGVRILAADGAGDRDLDAELDGGTMGGPTAWVFGNEAWGLPEETRALADSVVRVPIHGKAESLNLATAAAVCLYASARAQRASGGCRSVTSS
- the rpmI gene encoding 50S ribosomal protein L35, which produces MPKNKTHSGASKRFKVTGSGKVLRERAGKRHLLEHKSSRLTRRLTGNAEMAPGDAKKIKKLLGK